A window from Neobacillus sp. PS3-40 encodes these proteins:
- the priA gene encoding primosomal protein N': MNIASVIVDVPAKQTDRTFDYLIPVKWQDIIKPGTRVIVPFGPRKIQGFVTDIKSQSDIEKLKEIVEPMDLVPVLNQELLELGHWLTENTLSFKLSAFQAMLPAALKAKYEKKIKLVAGIGIESLPEELQPFFKKGNSITWEDALLNGIVSALKKEVTNGHLEVVYEVIERVKKKKVKFVMPLLSHDEIKGVLAQLSSRAGKQKDLLIYFLENRSPIELTKLVSDHLMTKSAIKALVEKQVIVEIEKEVYRDPFMNREFSRTYPLSLTDTQKTAIQPILKDIKKKQHAVFLLYGVTGSGKTEIYLQSIQEVIEQGREAIVLVPEIALTPQMVNRFKGRFGELVAVLHSGLSAGEKYDEWRKIQAGEVSVVVGARSAIFAPFENLGIIIIDEEHETSYKQEEMPRYHARDVAIERAKNAKCPVVLGSATPSLESFARAQKGVYHLLTLPGRMNNQSLPPVEIIDMREELRGGNRSMFSRSLLEKLKVRIEKKEQTVLFLNKRGHSSFVMCRDCGYVMNCPNCDISLTYHRVSEQMKCHYCGHESYVPKNCPECSSEHIRYFGTGTQKVEDELGKVLPEAKVIRMDVDTTRRKGAHERLLNDFQEGKADILLGTQMIAKGLDFPNITLVGVLSADTMLHLPDFRSSEKTFQLLTQVSGRAGRHELPGEVVIQTYTPEHYSIELAGKQDYDLFYQREMMVRKIHRYPPFYFISLITVSHDQLMMVVSVTEKITKYVRSRLSNEAVILGPVASPIPRINNRYRYQCLIKYKREPDLTQTLKKVLDQYQKDVSGGLQVSVDVNPFILM; encoded by the coding sequence ATGAATATTGCTAGTGTAATCGTTGATGTTCCGGCGAAGCAAACGGATAGGACATTTGATTACCTCATTCCAGTCAAATGGCAGGATATTATTAAACCTGGTACAAGAGTTATAGTTCCATTCGGGCCAAGAAAAATACAGGGTTTTGTCACTGACATTAAGAGCCAATCAGATATCGAAAAATTAAAAGAAATTGTTGAACCTATGGACTTAGTACCTGTATTAAATCAGGAATTATTAGAACTTGGACATTGGTTAACTGAAAATACGCTTAGCTTTAAACTATCTGCTTTTCAAGCTATGCTACCTGCAGCATTAAAGGCAAAATATGAAAAGAAGATAAAACTAGTTGCTGGTATAGGAATTGAAAGTTTACCGGAAGAACTTCAACCATTTTTTAAAAAGGGAAATTCGATTACATGGGAGGACGCCTTACTAAATGGGATTGTTTCTGCTTTGAAAAAAGAGGTAACAAATGGTCATCTTGAAGTCGTATATGAAGTGATCGAGCGGGTTAAAAAGAAAAAAGTGAAGTTTGTAATGCCACTTCTTTCTCATGATGAAATAAAAGGAGTACTGGCACAATTATCATCACGAGCAGGAAAACAAAAAGATCTTTTAATCTATTTCTTAGAGAATAGAAGTCCCATTGAATTAACAAAACTGGTTTCAGACCACTTAATGACAAAATCGGCGATAAAAGCATTAGTCGAAAAACAGGTTATTGTTGAAATCGAAAAGGAAGTTTATCGCGATCCGTTTATGAATCGTGAATTCAGCAGGACTTACCCTTTATCCTTAACAGATACCCAAAAAACCGCTATTCAACCAATTCTAAAGGACATTAAAAAAAAGCAACATGCAGTGTTTTTATTATACGGAGTAACAGGAAGCGGTAAGACGGAAATATACTTGCAATCGATCCAGGAAGTAATCGAACAAGGAAGAGAAGCGATTGTACTTGTCCCAGAAATTGCGCTAACACCGCAAATGGTGAATCGCTTTAAGGGGAGATTTGGGGAACTAGTTGCTGTTTTGCATAGTGGATTATCTGCAGGAGAAAAATATGATGAATGGCGAAAGATTCAAGCGGGGGAAGTAAGTGTTGTCGTTGGAGCACGTTCCGCCATTTTTGCACCATTTGAAAATCTCGGTATTATTATCATCGATGAAGAGCATGAAACGAGTTATAAACAGGAAGAAATGCCGCGCTACCATGCAAGGGATGTGGCAATTGAGAGAGCCAAAAATGCCAAATGTCCGGTAGTATTAGGAAGCGCAACTCCTTCGTTAGAATCATTTGCCCGGGCGCAAAAAGGAGTTTATCACCTATTAACCCTTCCCGGTCGAATGAATAATCAATCCCTTCCCCCAGTCGAAATTATTGATATGCGTGAGGAGCTTAGAGGTGGAAACCGCTCCATGTTTTCGAGAAGTCTGTTGGAGAAACTAAAGGTACGTATCGAAAAAAAAGAGCAAACCGTTTTATTTTTAAATAAACGTGGTCATTCGTCCTTCGTCATGTGCCGAGATTGTGGTTATGTCATGAATTGCCCGAATTGTGATATTTCCCTAACCTACCACCGTGTAAGCGAGCAAATGAAATGCCATTATTGTGGACATGAGAGTTATGTACCGAAGAATTGTCCTGAATGTTCTAGTGAACATATTCGGTATTTTGGCACAGGAACTCAAAAGGTTGAAGATGAGCTGGGAAAAGTACTCCCCGAAGCAAAGGTGATTCGCATGGATGTGGACACTACTAGACGCAAGGGAGCTCATGAAAGGTTACTAAATGATTTTCAAGAAGGTAAAGCAGATATTCTACTCGGAACACAAATGATCGCAAAAGGATTAGATTTCCCCAATATTACACTTGTAGGTGTATTGTCAGCAGATACGATGCTACATTTACCTGATTTCCGATCATCTGAAAAAACGTTTCAGCTGCTTACTCAAGTAAGTGGGCGGGCCGGACGTCACGAATTACCAGGTGAAGTAGTGATTCAAACATACACACCCGAGCATTACAGTATTGAACTTGCTGGAAAACAGGATTATGACCTATTTTATCAAAGGGAAATGATGGTGAGGAAAATTCATAGGTATCCACCATTTTATTTTATTTCCCTAATTACAGTTAGCCATGATCAGTTAATGATGGTAGTTTCTGTCACTGAAAAAATAACAAAATATGTACGTTCAAGGCTTTCAAATGAAGCAGTTATCCTTGGTCCTGTTGCCTCACCAATCCCCCGCATTAATAATAGATATCGATACCAATGTCTGATAAAATACAAGCGGGAACCAGATCTCACACAGACATTGAAAAAGGTTCTTGACCAATATCAAAAGGATGTAAGCGGCGGTCTACAGGTCTCGGTTGATGTAAATCCGTTTATTTTAATGTAA
- the def gene encoding peptide deformylase: MAIRKIVMYPADILEQHCQEVKKFDRKLAKVLDDMYDTMIKYDGVGLAAPQIGLDLKIAIVDIDDESGTIEMMNPRILETAGEQTGPEGCLSFPGLYGEVTRPFYVKIEALDRLGRKFTLEAEDFLARAILHEIDHLDGILFTTKVIRYLTEQELEG, encoded by the coding sequence TTGGCAATACGAAAAATAGTAATGTATCCTGCAGATATACTTGAGCAGCACTGCCAGGAAGTGAAAAAGTTTGATCGAAAGTTAGCAAAAGTGCTTGATGATATGTACGATACAATGATCAAATACGATGGTGTGGGTCTTGCGGCTCCACAGATTGGTTTGGATCTAAAAATAGCAATTGTTGATATTGATGATGAATCGGGAACTATTGAAATGATGAATCCAAGAATACTCGAAACGGCAGGGGAGCAAACCGGTCCTGAAGGCTGCTTAAGCTTTCCAGGGTTATATGGTGAAGTGACTAGGCCTTTTTATGTTAAGATTGAAGCACTTGATCGATTGGGTAGAAAGTTCACGCTAGAAGCAGAGGATTTTCTTGCTCGGGCAATATTGCATGAAATTGACCATTTAGATGGGATATTATTTACAACAAAAGTTATTAGATATCTAACTGAACAAGAGCTAGAAGGGTAG
- the fmt gene encoding methionyl-tRNA formyltransferase gives MTKIIFMGTPDFSVPVLQQIINDGYEVIGVVTQPDRPVGRKRILTPPPVKVEALKHSIPVYQPEKIQQKEELEKILVLKPDLIITAAFGQILPKELLDAPEFGCINVHASLLPELRGGAPIHYAIIQGKEKTGVTIMYMVEKLDAGDIITQIEVPITDEDNVATLHEKLSEAGAKLLSETLPQLLEGNIHPISQNNEKATFASNIRREQEKIIWAKTGEDIYNHIRGLNSWPVAFTSLEGQTLKIWKAEKVKGELNGEPGTILRIESDGFVVSTGNEVGLKIVELQPSGKTKMTGEQFLRGSGSKISTGLKLGD, from the coding sequence ATGACGAAAATTATTTTTATGGGTACACCAGATTTCTCAGTGCCAGTACTCCAGCAAATAATAAATGATGGCTACGAGGTAATCGGAGTCGTAACCCAGCCAGATCGACCAGTTGGTAGAAAAAGGATATTGACACCTCCCCCTGTTAAGGTAGAGGCATTAAAACATAGCATTCCTGTCTATCAACCTGAGAAAATCCAGCAAAAAGAAGAACTCGAAAAGATTCTGGTTTTAAAACCTGATCTGATTATTACTGCAGCATTTGGCCAAATTTTACCAAAAGAGTTACTTGATGCACCTGAATTTGGTTGCATTAATGTACATGCTTCATTGTTACCGGAACTACGCGGCGGTGCACCAATTCATTACGCGATAATCCAGGGAAAAGAGAAAACTGGAGTAACCATTATGTATATGGTTGAGAAACTGGATGCAGGCGATATTATAACTCAGATTGAAGTTCCCATTACAGATGAGGATAATGTTGCAACACTTCATGAAAAATTAAGTGAAGCCGGTGCTAAATTACTGTCGGAAACACTTCCTCAATTGCTTGAAGGAAACATTCATCCAATTTCCCAAAATAATGAGAAGGCAACCTTTGCTTCTAACATAAGGCGCGAGCAGGAAAAAATTATCTGGGCGAAAACGGGTGAAGATATATATAACCATATCCGTGGGCTGAATTCTTGGCCAGTAGCTTTTACAAGCCTTGAAGGGCAGACTTTGAAAATTTGGAAGGCTGAGAAAGTTAAGGGCGAATTGAATGGTGAACCTGGAACTATTCTCCGAATTGAATCGGATGGATTCGTTGTTTCAACAGGAAATGAAGTTGGTTTGAAAATTGTAGAACTTCAGCCTTCTGGAAAAACAAAAATGACAGGAGAACAATTTTTAAGAGGGTCTGGATCAAAAATTTCAACAGGATTAAAGCTGGGAGATTAA
- the rsmB gene encoding 16S rRNA (cytosine(967)-C(5))-methyltransferase RsmB has translation MTKKKKNVRETAMDLLVTIEKNQSYSNLLLNHAIEKNQLPAKDIGLLTELTYGTLQRKMTLAFFIKPFLKKTSKIESWVMQLLMLTLYQMVYLDRIPDRAAIFEAVEIAKNRGHKGIASMVNGVLRSIQREGLPSLAEIADPVQRLAIETSHPEWIIKRWLEQYGYEKTKIMCEVNLTAPLQTARVNTTKTTREECVARLIEEGFSIEASPIIPEAIRALKGNLAHSTVYKEGLLSIQDESSMLVAYALDVTENDSVLDACAAPGGKSTHIAEKMNNTGEVISLDLHEHKVKLINENASRLGLANIQTKTMDSRSVGEHFKDDSFDKVLLDAPCSGLGVMRRKPDMKYTKKEQDLVQLSSIQQNLLKAVSPLVKKGGILVYSTCTVDKEENENTVRVFLSENPQYEGDPTFKERMPEAIQPFITGFELQIFPQDFGSDGFYIATFRKKV, from the coding sequence ATGACTAAAAAGAAAAAAAATGTACGTGAAACGGCAATGGATCTTCTTGTCACAATCGAAAAAAACCAATCCTATAGCAATTTGCTTTTAAATCATGCGATTGAAAAAAACCAATTACCGGCAAAAGATATCGGACTTTTAACTGAATTGACATATGGAACACTCCAAAGAAAAATGACTTTAGCTTTCTTTATTAAGCCTTTTTTAAAGAAAACAAGTAAAATTGAAAGCTGGGTTATGCAATTACTAATGTTGACACTTTATCAAATGGTTTATCTTGATAGGATTCCTGATCGTGCAGCTATATTCGAAGCGGTAGAAATCGCAAAAAATAGGGGCCATAAAGGAATAGCAAGTATGGTTAACGGTGTTTTAAGAAGCATCCAAAGAGAGGGCCTTCCTTCCTTGGCTGAAATTGCAGACCCTGTTCAAAGGCTTGCAATCGAAACAAGTCATCCAGAATGGATTATAAAAAGATGGCTTGAACAATACGGATATGAAAAAACGAAGATAATGTGTGAGGTGAATTTAACTGCCCCACTACAAACTGCTAGGGTTAACACCACAAAAACAACTAGAGAAGAGTGTGTAGCACGTCTTATCGAAGAAGGCTTCAGTATTGAAGCAAGTCCAATTATTCCTGAAGCGATCAGAGCATTAAAGGGGAATTTAGCCCACTCGACTGTTTATAAGGAAGGTCTTTTATCGATACAGGATGAAAGTTCGATGCTCGTTGCCTATGCACTTGATGTCACAGAAAATGACTCTGTTTTAGATGCATGTGCTGCTCCAGGTGGAAAAAGTACCCATATTGCAGAGAAAATGAATAATACAGGTGAAGTCATCTCACTTGATCTTCATGAACATAAAGTAAAATTAATTAATGAAAACGCAAGTAGATTAGGTTTGGCAAATATTCAAACGAAGACAATGGATAGTCGTAGTGTTGGTGAACATTTTAAAGATGATTCATTTGATAAGGTTTTGCTTGATGCTCCGTGTTCGGGCCTTGGTGTCATGAGAAGAAAACCTGATATGAAATATACAAAAAAAGAGCAGGATTTGGTTCAATTAAGTAGTATTCAACAAAATCTATTAAAGGCAGTTTCCCCTTTAGTAAAAAAAGGTGGAATTCTTGTTTATAGCACATGTACAGTAGATAAAGAGGAAAATGAAAATACAGTAAGAGTATTTTTATCAGAAAATCCCCAGTATGAAGGAGATCCAACATTTAAAGAGCGAATGCCTGAGGCAATTCAACCCTTTATTACAGGTTTTGAACTACAAATTTTTCCTCAAGATTTTGGCTCAGACGGTTTTTATATTGCAACTTTTAGAAAGAAGGTGTAA
- the rlmN gene encoding 23S rRNA (adenine(2503)-C(2))-methyltransferase RlmN — MPSIYSLLLPELKEWLKENGEKPFRAEQIYDWLYLKRVSSFEEMSNLSKELRDKMSCQFQITTLKTVIKQESSDGTIKFLFELHDGYSIETVLMRHEYGNSVCVTTQVGCRIGCTFCASTLGGLKRDLKAGEIVAQVVNVQKSLDLTDERVSSVVIMGIGEPFDNYDNMLSFLKIINHDKGLNIGARHITVSTSGIVPKIYQFADENTQINFAISLHAPNTEIRSRLMPINKAYKLDDLMEAVRYYIGKTGRRVSFEYGLFGGVNDQVEHAEELARLVKGIKCHINLIPVNYVPERDYVRTPKDQIFAFEKELKKHGINVTIRREHGHDIDAACGQLRAKERKEETR, encoded by the coding sequence ATGCCATCCATTTATTCGTTACTTTTGCCTGAATTAAAAGAATGGTTGAAAGAAAATGGTGAGAAGCCATTTCGAGCAGAGCAAATCTATGATTGGCTATATCTAAAAAGAGTTTCCTCGTTTGAAGAAATGAGTAATTTATCAAAAGAATTAAGAGACAAGATGTCTTGCCAATTTCAAATAACAACGCTTAAAACTGTTATTAAACAAGAGTCATCAGATGGGACAATCAAATTTTTATTTGAACTACATGATGGATACTCGATTGAAACAGTTTTAATGCGTCATGAATATGGAAATTCAGTTTGTGTTACAACGCAAGTTGGTTGTAGGATTGGCTGTACGTTTTGTGCATCAACATTAGGTGGGTTAAAACGAGATTTAAAAGCAGGTGAAATTGTTGCCCAGGTTGTAAATGTCCAAAAGTCATTGGATTTGACAGATGAACGAGTAAGTTCTGTTGTGATCATGGGAATCGGGGAACCGTTTGACAATTACGATAACATGCTCTCGTTCCTAAAAATTATTAATCATGATAAGGGTTTAAATATCGGTGCGCGACACATCACAGTTTCGACAAGTGGGATTGTTCCGAAGATTTATCAATTTGCTGATGAAAACACACAGATTAACTTTGCAATTTCCTTGCATGCTCCAAATACAGAGATACGTTCAAGGCTGATGCCGATTAATAAGGCCTATAAACTTGATGACTTAATGGAAGCAGTGAGGTATTATATCGGTAAGACTGGACGACGAGTTAGTTTTGAGTATGGCCTTTTTGGTGGTGTAAATGATCAAGTTGAACACGCTGAAGAGTTAGCTAGGCTTGTAAAAGGAATTAAGTGTCATATCAACCTTATCCCTGTTAATTATGTACCAGAACGGGATTATGTTCGTACACCAAAAGATCAGATTTTTGCCTTCGAGAAAGAATTAAAGAAACATGGAATCAATGTAACGATACGCCGAGAGCACGGTCATGATATCGACGCAGCATGTGGACAACTTCGTGCAAAGGAGCGCAAAGAAGAGACGAGGTGA
- a CDS encoding Stp1/IreP family PP2C-type Ser/Thr phosphatase has protein sequence MKAGYMTDQGKIRLHNEDSGGIFKNLDGNLLTIVADGMGGHRAGDVASGMTIDELKKQWESTTGISIAEHAENWLQEHILKVNKILFEHAKNNTDCDGMGTTIVAAISTESFATVANIGDSRCYLLNETGFKQVTEDHSLVNELVRFGQISREDAEHHPRKNVLLRALGTEENVEMDIKTIMFEDGDCLLLCSDGLSNKVSEKEMEEILLNDTDLMQKAGTLILLANEYGGEDNITLAIVEFSDSSEGDE, from the coding sequence ATGAAAGCTGGATATATGACAGACCAAGGAAAAATTAGATTGCATAATGAAGACTCCGGGGGTATATTTAAAAACCTTGATGGTAACCTTCTTACCATTGTCGCAGATGGAATGGGAGGTCACCGTGCCGGTGATGTAGCAAGTGGAATGACCATTGATGAGTTAAAGAAGCAGTGGGAAAGCACGACCGGAATTAGCATTGCAGAACACGCCGAGAATTGGCTCCAGGAACACATTCTTAAAGTAAATAAAATTTTATTTGAACATGCCAAAAATAACACGGATTGCGATGGTATGGGCACTACAATTGTTGCTGCAATAAGTACTGAATCTTTTGCAACAGTGGCTAATATCGGAGATAGCCGATGTTATTTGTTAAATGAAACTGGCTTTAAACAAGTAACTGAGGACCATTCACTAGTTAATGAACTTGTGAGATTTGGGCAAATTTCAAGGGAAGATGCCGAACATCATCCCCGCAAGAATGTTTTGCTGCGCGCTCTGGGAACAGAAGAGAATGTGGAAATGGATATTAAAACGATTATGTTTGAAGATGGGGATTGTCTGTTGTTATGCTCTGACGGACTTTCTAATAAAGTTAGTGAAAAAGAAATGGAAGAAATACTTTTAAATGATACTGATCTAATGCAAAAAGCAGGAACGCTTATTTTACTAGCCAATGAATATGGTGGAGAAGATAACATTACCCTGGCAATAGTAGAGTTTTCTGATAGTAGTGAGGGTGATGAATAG